Genomic segment of Verrucomicrobiia bacterium:
GGCCGGCAACAAGTTGTCCATCGCGGCGGAAGCGACCGGCGGTGTGTCGTCCACCACGCAGCTCAACGGCGCAACCTTCGTGGATGCGACCGTGAAACTGGGTGATCGCGGCGACCGGCTGACGGCCATCGCGCTGCACTCGGCGACGGAAGCCGCGCTGCGCAAGCTGGACCTGATCGACATGATTCCCGACAGCGAAGGCAAGGCGCAGATTGCGACCTTCCAGGGCCGCCGGGTCATCGTGGACGATTCCATGCCGGTGCGGGCGGGCACGACCAGTGGCTTGGTTTACACCAGCTACCTGTTCGGTCCGGGCGCGTTCGCCAAGGGCGCTGCTCCGCTGGATTCGACGCCGTTGCAGGGCGGCATCGGCACGGAGGGCGTGGAGATCGCGCGGCAGGCGTTGGACAGCGACACGCTGCTCATCAATCGCCGCCGCTACATCCTGCATCCTCGCGGGGTGAAGTTCACTTCGGCTGCGGTGGCGGGCGACAGCCCGACCAATGCGGAACTGGAGAACGGCGCGAACTGGACGCGGGTGTTCGAGAACAAGAACGTCCGCATCGTCGCGATTGATCACAACAACTGAGTCACGGCGCGGGGCATGGCCTGAAACCATGCCTCGCGCTTCTTGGTGTTTCCGTGAACCGCTTCTTCGCCATCTATCACGGTCTGACACCTGCCGCGCCGTGGGGCGTCGCAGTCGAACGTGAGTTTGGCTCGCCCAAGGTGGAGTTGCTGATGCTCTGCCGGACGGAGAAGGAAGCGGTTCAATTCGCGAATCTGACCAGCCTCGGTCATGGATTGAAAAAGTATCGCGACGAGAAGGTGGCCTCGGGTGAAGGGCAATCGGTAGGAGCAAAACGATGAACACACTTTATCCCATCATCCGGCGCAAGCGTCGCCCACTGTTTGTGGCCGACAAGCCGCCGGTCATCGCGGGCAATGTTGAGCCGGCGAAAGCCGTGGCGACGAAGCCCGCTGAAGCCATCCCGACGGCAGGCAAACCGCAGACAAGCGATGACCAAACCGATCCAACTTCTGAGTCGTAGCCGCTGGCTGGCAACGTGGCTTCAACGCCGTCGCCGCAAGCGGCAGCATGGTCTGTTGCCCGCGCCGGTGCTGCGAGCCGCCTATCCAACCCTGCTGCAATGGGATTGGAATCTGGCGAATCCCTACAAGTGGAACGTCTGGACTAGCCTTGACGGCGGGATCTCTTTCTTTTTGACCGAGGACTACTGGCACTATGGCGACTCCCGTCAATTTGCGCCGGATGGTGGTAGCGAATTCTATCTCATTGTTGGCGTTGATTCGACCGGCAAGGAGATAACGCATCGCAGTAATGCCGTGCGGCCTGACGACGCGATTGCACCGCCAGAGATCGCTGGTGGCAATGCCGAATGGGAGTCCACCGAACCGGGCTGGTGGGACGTTTACATTGACTGGACTTTCAACCATGCCGGCCATCCGGTCGCGCAAATCGAAATCTGGCAGAGCATCAACAACGGGCCGTTTGAATTGCGAGACACGGTCACGAGTGAGGAAGTCAGTCACTACTACCCGATGGCTGCCAACAGCGAGACGACTTTCGACTTCAAGGTGCGTTACCGCAACGGCGCGACGGTCGGGCCGTTCTCGAACGTGTATCGCATCGACATCCAAGTTTGATTTATGGCTCTGACACTTATCAAAGAGGACGGCACGGGCCGCAGCGACGCGAACGCTTACGCCAATGCGGCGGATGGCGACGCCTACCACGATGGGCATTTGTATGCGACGGCGTGGACCGCTGCTACTGCCGTCAAGAAGGATGCCGCGCTCGTGATGGCAACGCGGCTGATTGATTCACAATTCCAGTTCGACGGCGGCAAGCTGAACGAGGCGCAAGCGCTCCAGTGGCCGCGTGAGAACTGCCACGATCCGGACGCCGACGGCTGGGGCGGCGGCACGGTCGCCAGCAACGTCGTGCCGAAGCTGGTCATTCAGGCGACATGCGAGATGGCGCGTGAACTGATCGTCGCTGATCGCACCGCCGCGCCTGCGGGTGAGGGCATCAAGTATGCAAACGTCGGCACGACCCAGACCGGTTACGACAAGAGCGACACGCGCCCGGTGATTTCGCGCGTCGCCCAGGCGATGCTTTCCAAATACGGCACGCTGCTCAATCGCAAGGGCGGCACAGTGCGACTCGTGCGTAGCTGACCCATGACGAACATGAATCCCAACGAATTTCTCAAGGCTGTGGACCATGCCGCCGGCATGAATGACCGCTGGTTGTTCCTCGCCGCGTTCCTGCTGCTACTGATTGGCGGCGGCATTGTGATTTATTGGCTGGTGCGCCAACTGCAAGTTGTCCTCGCCGATCACAAGGAGTTGCGCGAGTCGCATCACGCGGCGCTGGCGCAAATCATCGAGAAGCAAAGTGAGACTTCACTCAAGCTCGCCGTCTGCATTGACCACAACACCGCCGCGCTGAATGAGTGCGCTTTCGAGTTGCGGCGATTCCAGGAAAGGAAGGAAGCATGAAGCGATTGAACCACACACTGATTGATGTCGCCGTGATGGCATCTGTTGGCCTGCTGTGCGGCTGTTCCGGCACTGCACCACTCAAGGGCGGCAAGGCCACAACGCTGAGCAAACCTACTCAGGGCATTGAGCAAACCGTCGTGCAATCCGACAACCCGGCGGCCGTGTCGCGGCAGGATCAAGAGACGGTGCGGACACGGAGCTATACCGTGCCGACGGGTTCGCGACTGGAATCCGGCGCAACGAATGCCCCGGCTGTGGTCGTGAGTGCGCCCATGCCCGTTGTCGAGCGCGAGGAGACACGGGCCAAGACGGAGTTGGGTGCGGCACAGAAAGACACGGCCCGCGAACTCGGCGCGAAACTCGCCAGCCTGAAAGGCATCGTGTGGGTCGGTGTCGCCATGTTCGTGTTCGGCCTGGCATCCATTTTCTATCCGCCGCTGAAGCTGCTCATTGGCAGCGTGACGACGAGCGCTGCCATCACGGTCGGCGGTTTGACACTCATGGTTTTGCCAAGCATGATTGTGGGCAATGAACTGCTGATTTTGAGTGGCGTTGCGGTTGCCGTGGGTGGTTGGTTCTTGGCACATCGCCACGGTCAGTTACGGGGTATGATTGATGCGAACAACAATGGCGTGGATGATCGGATTGAAGCGGTCCTGGAGAAGTGGCGAAATGAGAGCAATCCTCACTAATCCTCACACGGCGGACATGGTTTCGAGGTGGTCTAAAGACGTTCTCGAAACAGGGCGAAAGTGCTATTTCAACCAATAGAATAGGCCTTCCGCACCACTCCGACCGCATACCGTCGAAAAACACGGTCTTAGGTTCGAATCTCACCGCCCCGACCATTCTCCAGTTTGATACTTTCATTAATGGTGTATTTTTTCGCGAACATCTCCGATCGACAAACATTTCAGAGATGCAACCGAGCGGCTTCGATGCTATTCGATTCGGCAACGCAAGCGCCGCCTGACGGGCATGGGAGTGCACCGGTGAGCTCCAGGCTGTCCGATCGACTACACGGATGCACGCTGTCATTTGAATTGGCTTCCGAGATCGGCAATCGGGTGTGTTCACAAGAGTCCCATCGCCTGGGCGAACCTTCCCCAAGGCAGCACTTGTTCGCCGCCGACAACATTGTGCCTTGCCGAAGACTCCTCTGCGCCACGAGCAGTTTTCTCCCGTTCTGTAAATGCGAAAGGATGCCGCCATGGGAAAGTGCCGGGCACCGTGACGACAGGCGTCCAGCCCACTCCGTAAACAGGGGCGCCAAGAAATTCGCAGAATGCACCAGCGCCGCCGTTGAAGCCGACACCAAACGCTTGCGCCAGGTCCACGTTAACGGCAGCTTGCGCCCCATTTTAAATGATGAGTTCACCGTTTCAGCCGTCTTCGATAACCGCAGCGCCCGGACTTGTCC
This window contains:
- a CDS encoding major capsid protein gives rise to the protein AGNKLSIAAEATGGVSSTTQLNGATFVDATVKLGDRGDRLTAIALHSATEAALRKLDLIDMIPDSEGKAQIATFQGRRVIVDDSMPVRAGTTSGLVYTSYLFGPGAFAKGAAPLDSTPLQGGIGTEGVEIARQALDSDTLLINRRRYILHPRGVKFTSAAVAGDSPTNAELENGANWTRVFENKNVRIVAIDHNN
- a CDS encoding DnaT-like ssDNA-binding protein; its protein translation is MALTLIKEDGTGRSDANAYANAADGDAYHDGHLYATAWTAATAVKKDAALVMATRLIDSQFQFDGGKLNEAQALQWPRENCHDPDADGWGGGTVASNVVPKLVIQATCEMARELIVADRTAAPAGEGIKYANVGTTQTGYDKSDTRPVISRVAQAMLSKYGTLLNRKGGTVRLVRS